Proteins encoded within one genomic window of Thermodesulfobacteriota bacterium:
- a CDS encoding terminase family protein: protein MARISAKERKLAETLADPVLWGQGYLRNRDGGQRVYWPHQAEDLLCPDKNIIHLDGRDVGKSVCITTDALHFAFTNRGCQGLVAAPHQGHLDTLIEEIEFQLDANPDLMVSVALTKYGKPKIHRKPYFRLEFTNGAILYFRPAGAYGDAFRSLHVDRVWVDEGAWLTERAWKALRQCLKSGGRLRIYSTPNGLRDTTYYRLTGSTQFRVFRWPSWLNPAWTQEREAELLEFYGGRDSAGWQHEVAGEHGKPSYGAFNIEHLNLCRQNVVEYQKVVVTGGELRGCATEEESHDRLEMLLNLLPRTGVFWIGGDLGYTNDPTEIVVFQEIELPERRIVKLVLRVRMEHVAYPHIAQTVALLDRYYTAAGIGVDNGGNGMAVVQELLTLDKYKDLALQGRLRGYDFGGMTTLAVRDGHEVRKRTKEFMTSLIAGALQRRQLVFPIEDLEIEDQFTTHTYTLHDGRIVYSKGNDHVIDAVRCAMLAREQSVLNQVGEETVSLVPLTTEPVFI from the coding sequence ATGGCCCGGATATCCGCCAAGGAGCGCAAACTGGCGGAGACCCTGGCGGACCCGGTCCTCTGGGGACAGGGATACCTGCGCAACCGCGACGGGGGACAGCGGGTCTACTGGCCGCACCAGGCGGAAGACCTGCTCTGCCCGGACAAGAATATCATCCACCTCGACGGGCGTGATGTGGGCAAGAGCGTCTGCATCACCACCGACGCCCTGCATTTCGCCTTCACCAACCGCGGCTGCCAGGGACTCGTCGCCGCGCCCCACCAAGGGCATCTCGACACGCTGATCGAGGAGATCGAATTCCAGCTCGACGCCAACCCGGACCTCATGGTCAGTGTGGCTCTCACCAAATACGGCAAGCCCAAGATTCACCGCAAACCATACTTCCGGCTCGAATTCACCAACGGCGCGATCCTCTACTTCCGTCCCGCCGGGGCTTACGGCGACGCTTTCCGCTCGCTGCATGTGGACCGGGTCTGGGTGGACGAAGGGGCTTGGCTCACCGAGCGGGCCTGGAAAGCGCTTCGCCAGTGCCTGAAGTCGGGCGGCAGACTGCGCATCTATTCGACGCCCAACGGGCTGCGTGACACGACCTATTACCGCTTGACCGGCTCGACCCAGTTCCGGGTGTTCCGCTGGCCTTCCTGGCTGAACCCGGCGTGGACCCAGGAGCGCGAGGCCGAGTTGCTGGAGTTCTACGGCGGCCGGGACAGCGCGGGCTGGCAGCACGAGGTGGCCGGCGAACACGGCAAGCCTTCCTATGGGGCGTTCAACATCGAGCACCTCAATCTCTGCCGACAGAATGTGGTCGAGTACCAGAAGGTCGTCGTCACCGGCGGGGAACTGCGCGGCTGCGCCACCGAGGAGGAATCTCACGACCGCCTGGAGATGCTGCTCAATCTCCTGCCGCGGACCGGCGTCTTCTGGATCGGCGGAGACTTGGGGTACACCAACGACCCGACGGAGATCGTAGTGTTCCAGGAGATCGAACTGCCCGAGCGCAGGATCGTCAAACTGGTCCTTCGAGTCCGCATGGAGCACGTTGCCTATCCCCACATCGCCCAGACCGTCGCTCTTCTGGACCGGTATTACACAGCCGCGGGCATCGGCGTGGACAACGGCGGCAACGGAATGGCCGTCGTTCAGGAACTGCTGACCCTGGACAAGTACAAAGACCTGGCTCTTCAGGGGCGGCTGCGCGGTTATGACTTCGGGGGCATGACCACCTTGGCCGTGCGCGACGGCCACGAGGTCAGGAAGCGGACCAAGGAATTCATGACCAGTCTTATCGCCGGGGCGCTCCAGCGACGTCAGCTTGTGTTCCCCATCGAGGACCTGGAGATCGAGGACCAGTTCACCACCCACACCTACACGCTGCACGACGGACGCATCGTCTACTCAAAGGGCAACGACCACGTCATCGACGCCGTGCGCTGCGCCATGCTGGCCCGGGAGCAGTCCGTCCTCAACCAAGTGGGCGAGGAGACGGTCTCTCTGGTGCCGCTTACGACCGAGCCGGTCTTTATCTGA
- a CDS encoding ATP-binding protein, with translation MIETIKSIILDFQETRLETGVPRRLRIEAVHGKAAVCIGVRRSGKSTYMFQVIQRLLDGGVPRQNILYLNFFDDRLHNLRQDNLGLIAEAYYSIYPEKKNTETIYCFFDEIQAAPGWEPFVDRLMRTEKCEVYLTGSSARMLSKEIATQMRGRALSWEMFPFSFREFLDYKGIASEGALSTKKRLLVQKAFEEYWEAGGFPEVAGLGRNLRIKTHQEYFHTILFRDLVERHDVSHPKAVTDLAHWLVDNTASLYSVNSLTGYLKSLGHKAPKSAVSDYLEWFEDAYFLFTVRIFDPSLARSNTNPKKVYCIDHALVISVSSGILVNSGHLLENLVFTALRRLHPEIYYYKTKAGREVDFIVPMRGRPRMLVQVCESLAEPQTRKRETAALSEAMAELGLSTGTIVTRNEDERIEAGGGTIEVVPAWRFLLELPESTE, from the coding sequence ATGATAGAGACGATCAAATCCATCATCCTGGATTTCCAGGAAACCCGACTGGAGACCGGGGTGCCCCGGCGTTTGCGTATCGAGGCGGTCCACGGCAAGGCCGCCGTCTGCATCGGGGTGCGGCGGAGCGGCAAGTCGACATACATGTTCCAGGTTATCCAGCGGCTGTTGGACGGTGGGGTTCCCCGGCAGAACATTCTGTATCTGAACTTTTTCGACGACCGCCTCCACAACCTGCGGCAGGACAATCTCGGCCTGATCGCCGAGGCCTATTACTCCATCTACCCGGAGAAGAAAAACACCGAGACGATCTACTGCTTTTTCGACGAGATTCAGGCAGCCCCCGGTTGGGAGCCCTTCGTCGACCGTTTGATGCGCACGGAAAAATGCGAGGTGTATCTGACCGGTTCGTCAGCCAGAATGCTGTCGAAGGAGATCGCCACGCAGATGCGCGGGCGGGCGCTTTCGTGGGAGATGTTTCCGTTTTCGTTCAGGGAATTCCTGGACTACAAAGGAATCGCGAGCGAGGGCGCGCTGTCGACGAAAAAGCGGCTCCTCGTTCAAAAGGCCTTCGAGGAATACTGGGAGGCCGGCGGCTTCCCCGAGGTCGCTGGCCTTGGCCGGAACCTGCGGATCAAGACCCACCAGGAATACTTTCACACCATCCTGTTTCGGGATTTGGTCGAGCGCCACGATGTTTCACACCCGAAGGCGGTGACCGATCTGGCGCACTGGCTGGTGGACAACACCGCTTCGCTTTACTCGGTCAACAGTCTCACGGGCTATCTCAAGTCGCTGGGCCATAAGGCTCCGAAGTCCGCGGTGTCGGACTACCTGGAATGGTTCGAGGACGCATATTTCCTGTTCACCGTGCGCATATTCGACCCGTCCCTCGCGCGTAGCAACACCAATCCGAAAAAGGTCTACTGCATCGATCACGCACTGGTCATTTCGGTGTCGTCGGGAATTCTGGTCAACTCCGGCCATCTCCTTGAGAACCTCGTGTTCACCGCGCTCCGGCGTCTTCATCCGGAAATCTACTATTACAAGACCAAGGCCGGCCGGGAGGTCGATTTCATCGTCCCGATGCGAGGCCGGCCGCGGATGCTGGTCCAGGTGTGCGAGTCTCTGGCGGAGCCGCAAACGCGGAAACGGGAGACTGCGGCCTTGAGTGAGGCGATGGCAGAACTGGGTCTCTCCACCGGAACCATCGTGACCCGGAACGAGGACGAGCGGATCGAGGCCGGCGGCGGGACCATCGAAGTGGTCCCGGCATGGCGGTTCCTCCTCGAACTGCCGGAATCTACGGAATAG
- a CDS encoding tyrosine-type recombinase/integrase yields the protein MTNTTPSSLRLLSSPEPPSARPGFTEALEAFGRRLAAEGRSENTISAYLRDLSYLSEALLRRHPGIVPDEVTSPMIDEALTSPEVTTSAGGGVRSPASMHRFKAAVRSFFTWAERNGIVRENPAGSLTLRRLPRTPPKFLTEAEKGRLLKELRGRASSLAIRDRVIIEVFLGTGIRLQELVDLDIEDVDLDAKHLRVLAKGSVPQVKFLKSTLRSLLRSYLVERRRRGDGECRALFLSNRGERLCERQVARRLQYWLKAAGIDKKLSPHALRHTFATHLYSRTGDILVVQRALGHRDLSTTQVYTHLVDGALEDALERL from the coding sequence ATGACGAACACGACGCCATCGAGTCTCCGGCTGCTGAGCAGTCCTGAGCCTCCCAGCGCGCGGCCCGGTTTCACCGAAGCCTTGGAAGCCTTCGGCAGAAGGCTCGCGGCTGAAGGGCGCTCGGAGAACACCATCAGCGCGTACCTGCGCGACCTCTCGTACTTGTCAGAGGCGCTCCTCCGGAGGCATCCGGGAATCGTCCCGGACGAGGTGACCAGCCCCATGATCGACGAGGCGCTGACCTCACCGGAGGTGACGACCTCGGCTGGAGGCGGCGTTCGCTCGCCGGCGTCCATGCACCGGTTCAAGGCGGCCGTCCGGTCGTTCTTCACCTGGGCCGAGCGGAACGGGATCGTCCGGGAGAATCCGGCCGGGTCGTTGACCCTTCGCAGGCTTCCCCGGACTCCCCCCAAGTTTCTGACCGAGGCCGAGAAGGGCCGTCTGCTCAAGGAACTTCGCGGCAGGGCATCCTCCCTGGCGATCCGGGACCGCGTCATCATCGAGGTCTTCCTCGGGACCGGCATCCGGCTGCAGGAACTCGTCGACCTTGACATCGAGGACGTGGACCTCGACGCCAAGCATCTCCGCGTGCTCGCCAAGGGCTCCGTCCCGCAAGTGAAGTTTCTAAAGTCCACTCTGCGCTCCCTCCTGCGGAGTTACCTGGTCGAGCGCCGACGCCGGGGCGACGGCGAATGCCGGGCTTTGTTCCTCTCCAACCGCGGGGAGCGGCTCTGCGAGCGTCAGGTGGCCAGGCGGCTCCAGTATTGGCTCAAGGCCGCGGGAATAGACAAGAAGCTCAGTCCGCATGCGCTGCGTCATACCTTCGCCACCCACCTCTACAGCCGGACCGGGGACATCCTGGTGGTCCAGCGGGCCCTTGGGCACCGGGACCTGTCGACCACCCAGGTCTACACCCACCTTGTGGACGGCGCGCTGGAGGACGCCCTCGAGCGCCTCTGA
- a CDS encoding CHC2 zinc finger domain-containing protein — protein MAFERQDNVREYYRRITEVDIGMVARELLGAHVLHESDRLLQCDCPNHSSQSHRSLHVMLDKQGWYCFGCGVGGDVLQLVEFIQSGQVTRGQSGPMPESHQHARDFLAAKAGLPSLAKHGLSPEELAEAEALRLVELRVHEVLTTLAEHYHGRLKDNPEVLEWLRSKYGLTVETVDRLLIGYADNDGDEGIVRKLTCKERGFSPRDLAASGAFRPTNQDGLDPFFDRRVVFPYWSRGRVVFMIGRKTPWTPDKPWEQGKYKKLPVHDENTRKHIAPCIDNSHLYNEDCLLADPERLIITEGVTDCISLMEHGFPAVSPVTVRIREADWERLLPRLRNVKTVYVCQDNEISQAGLNGALKTASVLSEHRIQTRLAVLPLDERRENARRELRERFALDAAVGARELAKRLDGRTPDEIREAERLLSEAKIDVNDYFVAGHSAQDFEELMAKAETPLEFGISHLPTDVSEEERNRLLEPILREAAYLTPLEQNRHLKLVQERYGKTGLSLATLRDQVRAVKKEQRSQARQERKREKRSSEASPGSCRARIEEVLLETEEERGAPDFTLAAEAAYDWFAAHGARFFRTPQGEPFMFFEDTILWMDTPDRGRKRLYASLMYKHTGMVQTTGGGRTFYEVLSNLAVERGQVREHFSWLHTDVARETVYFNLNNADHEIAKITPEGVEILKNGGNADGVILDGSRKMAPIRFLPDADPAEADRLLVELLLNNLTCAPGDRVLILSWLSCFLLIDFAGTRPMTRFEGPAGSGKTTASKLISALLYGEPQQKKSTDAANYTDGSQNPLIVLDNIEVKQMTEDLTTFILTSITGIAKEKRKSGTDTETVIERTKCLLNTTGIEPLGGELAEILSRSFIIRFDMDEQASDCFLEAKILAALREHRDLIVSSLMKRTSHLLAMLRAGAQEKVMRLLHRSLGNHSKRRCNDYLSLMYLMMLAGERQEVIDRALEELHPQFVSRIATLNSVSLETARESNPIATCLAALFKAYRHALDADRESTALNVAKTNKAAFLERYQLDFRSETTVEGALARDLFVAVKRLSKDFGLCFNMNSVQQFAQRFSNDLDTIRQAGFEIAVNRSEHSVRRTATYDITYLV, from the coding sequence ATGGCATTCGAACGTCAGGACAACGTGAGGGAGTATTACCGGCGGATCACCGAGGTCGACATCGGTATGGTCGCGCGGGAACTGCTCGGCGCTCACGTCCTGCATGAATCCGACCGCCTGCTCCAATGCGACTGCCCGAACCACAGTAGCCAATCGCACCGGTCCCTTCATGTCATGCTCGACAAGCAGGGTTGGTATTGCTTCGGCTGCGGCGTCGGCGGCGACGTGCTCCAGCTCGTGGAGTTCATCCAATCGGGCCAGGTGACTCGGGGCCAGTCCGGCCCCATGCCGGAGAGCCATCAGCATGCCCGCGATTTCCTCGCGGCCAAGGCAGGTCTGCCGTCTTTGGCCAAGCACGGACTCTCGCCCGAGGAACTGGCGGAAGCAGAGGCCCTGCGCCTGGTCGAACTGCGGGTCCATGAGGTGTTGACGACCCTGGCGGAACACTATCACGGGCGGCTCAAGGACAACCCCGAGGTCCTCGAATGGCTTCGGTCCAAGTACGGCCTTACCGTGGAGACGGTCGACAGGCTCCTCATCGGCTATGCGGACAACGACGGCGATGAAGGAATCGTCAGGAAGTTGACCTGTAAGGAACGCGGTTTTTCCCCGCGGGATTTGGCGGCATCCGGCGCGTTCCGTCCCACCAACCAAGACGGACTTGATCCGTTCTTCGACCGGCGCGTCGTGTTTCCCTACTGGAGCCGCGGCCGCGTCGTTTTCATGATCGGACGCAAGACACCGTGGACGCCTGACAAGCCATGGGAGCAAGGAAAATACAAGAAGCTCCCGGTCCACGACGAAAACACCCGCAAGCACATCGCCCCGTGCATCGACAACAGCCACCTTTACAACGAGGACTGTCTGCTCGCCGACCCGGAACGGTTGATCATCACCGAGGGCGTGACCGACTGCATATCCCTCATGGAACATGGCTTCCCAGCCGTGTCGCCGGTGACTGTCCGTATCCGCGAAGCGGATTGGGAGCGGCTGCTGCCGCGTCTTCGCAACGTGAAGACGGTCTACGTCTGCCAGGACAACGAGATCTCCCAGGCCGGGTTGAACGGCGCGCTCAAGACCGCATCAGTCCTTTCCGAGCACCGGATACAGACACGGCTTGCGGTTCTCCCCCTGGACGAAAGACGCGAGAACGCCCGCCGGGAGTTGCGGGAGCGGTTTGCTCTCGACGCCGCCGTGGGTGCCCGCGAACTGGCCAAGCGCCTCGACGGCCGGACCCCGGATGAAATCCGCGAGGCCGAGCGTCTGCTCTCCGAAGCCAAGATCGACGTCAACGACTACTTCGTGGCGGGTCACTCGGCCCAGGACTTCGAAGAGTTGATGGCGAAGGCCGAAACGCCCTTGGAGTTCGGCATCTCGCATCTGCCGACCGACGTCTCGGAGGAGGAGCGCAACCGGCTGCTCGAACCGATTCTGCGCGAAGCCGCATACCTCACCCCGCTTGAGCAGAACCGCCATCTGAAACTCGTTCAGGAGCGGTACGGCAAAACGGGACTCTCGCTGGCCACGCTGCGCGACCAAGTACGGGCGGTGAAGAAAGAGCAGAGGTCCCAGGCCAGGCAGGAACGAAAGCGGGAAAAGCGCTCATCGGAGGCATCTCCCGGATCGTGCCGGGCACGGATCGAGGAAGTTCTGCTTGAGACCGAAGAGGAGCGCGGCGCGCCCGATTTCACGCTCGCCGCCGAGGCTGCCTACGATTGGTTTGCGGCCCACGGGGCCCGGTTCTTCCGCACGCCCCAGGGCGAGCCGTTCATGTTCTTCGAGGACACGATCCTGTGGATGGACACGCCCGACCGGGGCCGTAAGCGGCTCTACGCGTCGCTCATGTACAAGCACACCGGGATGGTGCAGACCACCGGCGGCGGCAGGACATTCTATGAGGTGCTGTCAAACCTGGCGGTGGAGCGCGGACAGGTGCGGGAGCATTTTTCCTGGCTTCACACGGACGTGGCTAGGGAAACGGTCTACTTCAACCTGAACAACGCCGACCACGAGATCGCCAAGATCACTCCGGAGGGAGTCGAAATCCTCAAGAACGGCGGCAACGCGGACGGGGTCATCCTGGACGGTTCGCGGAAGATGGCACCGATCCGTTTCCTTCCTGACGCCGATCCCGCGGAAGCCGACCGGCTCCTGGTGGAGCTGCTGCTCAACAATCTCACCTGCGCGCCGGGGGATCGGGTGCTGATCCTCTCTTGGCTCTCCTGCTTTCTCCTGATCGATTTCGCCGGCACGAGGCCCATGACCCGGTTCGAGGGTCCCGCAGGCTCGGGCAAGACCACCGCGAGCAAACTGATCTCGGCGCTGCTCTACGGCGAGCCCCAGCAGAAGAAGAGCACCGACGCGGCCAACTATACCGACGGCTCGCAGAACCCGCTCATCGTCCTCGACAACATCGAGGTCAAGCAGATGACCGAGGACCTGACGACCTTCATCCTGACCAGCATCACCGGCATCGCCAAGGAAAAGCGCAAGAGCGGCACGGACACCGAAACGGTCATCGAACGGACCAAGTGTCTGCTCAACACGACCGGCATCGAACCCCTGGGAGGGGAACTCGCGGAAATCCTGTCCCGCTCGTTCATCATCCGCTTCGACATGGACGAGCAGGCGAGCGATTGTTTCCTCGAAGCGAAAATTCTGGCTGCGCTCCGGGAGCACCGCGATCTGATCGTCTCTTCCCTGATGAAACGCACGAGCCACCTGCTGGCCATGCTCCGGGCCGGCGCTCAAGAGAAGGTGATGCGGCTTCTGCACCGGAGCCTCGGAAACCACAGCAAGCGGCGATGCAACGACTACCTGAGTCTCATGTACCTGATGATGCTCGCCGGGGAGCGACAGGAAGTGATCGACCGGGCGCTGGAGGAACTCCATCCGCAGTTCGTGAGCCGGATCGCCACGCTCAACAGCGTCAGCCTCGAGACCGCCCGCGAGTCCAATCCCATCGCCACCTGTCTGGCGGCGCTCTTCAAGGCCTACCGGCACGCACTCGATGCGGACCGGGAGAGCACCGCACTGAACGTCGCCAAGACCAACAAGGCGGCCTTCCTCGAACGCTACCAGCTCGATTTCCGGAGCGAGACGACCGTTGAGGGCGCTCTGGCCCGCGATCTGTTCGTGGCCGTCAAACGGCTGTCCAAGGATTTCGGCCTGTGCTTCAACATGAACTCGGTGCAGCAGTTCGCCCAACGCTTCTCGAACGACCTGGACACCATCCGCCAGGCCGGGTTCGAGATCGCCGTCAACCGGTCGGAGCATTCCGTCCGGCGCACCGCCACCTACGACATCACCTATCTCGTCTGA
- a CDS encoding helix-turn-helix domain-containing protein, which produces MAQENESRNMKRPYANARDVLPPEVLDTVRRHFSGLLWVPSDVGFYEERRKLVLALKDQGVPTREIARLSGVTSRRVRQIVAQSREESIPTHRDPLR; this is translated from the coding sequence ATGGCTCAAGAGAACGAATCCAGAAACATGAAACGGCCTTACGCCAATGCCAGGGATGTCCTGCCGCCCGAGGTGCTCGACACCGTCCGACGGCATTTTAGCGGTCTCCTCTGGGTGCCGAGCGACGTGGGCTTCTACGAGGAACGCCGCAAGCTCGTGCTGGCGCTCAAGGATCAAGGCGTGCCCACCCGCGAAATCGCTCGGCTTTCCGGCGTCACGTCGCGTCGGGTGCGCCAGATCGTGGCTCAGAGCCGCGAGGAATCCATTCCGACGCATCGCGATCCGCTCCGGTAG
- a CDS encoding AAA family ATPase, with the protein MRTRSNNQSVTVRGRIETVFYAGPRFSAGRLTTADGDEVQFAGRLFARENEPVVLNGRWVTHPKYGRQFEVEGMEYDLDLDADGLANYLANHPEMKGIGPVKARLIAERFGHDFDRIITDDPGQIAEAARLSPDAAQKLRVEWLKTRETNKAITWLAAFDLTHHQVTSLVKKFGNDVLGLLKADPYIIVREVRGFGFKRVDKIARKMGTAKDDPARIRAGVLHCVNESLDQGDCWIEFEELVDQANVLLVMDVLDSRDRIEQALDRLIDEKVLVCVSHGGRFLVAKPEIRAMEEDLAKVFRNGGAPNPHFSDRDRLPDMVAETSSQLNAGQRQAAVTALRHSISLISGGAGSGKTFTVSAITGVYEEQGLRVILAAPTGKAAKRLEQVVGHPAGTIHRLLGFNGKDYARGPDDPIDADVIIVDEVSMVDVPLAWHLFQSIDLERSAVVLVGDHNQLPPVGPGNLLRDLVQSRMVPTVLLDQVVRQAGILKENCIAVLNGEVRKTSDAEPSGRRAWYVVDQFTDQWDAQRFVLDLFENVLVERLGFDLLTDVQLLTPTHKGPLGTRELNCELQRLVQRRLWNVEAPPTPPGRRPKFLAHDKVIQTRNNYEIGVMNGAMGVVLHVGRDGSLSVDFDGIPVEIEAGSPNLQDIQLAYALTIHKAQGSEFPCAVVVVHKNHSFMHHRNLLYTGVTRARQTTVLVGDRWGISNCARKRKQDDRRTFLSLLLDAGRLEESRVPATTSR; encoded by the coding sequence ATGCGAACAAGATCAAACAACCAATCCGTAACCGTCCGCGGCCGCATCGAGACGGTCTTCTACGCCGGGCCGCGGTTCTCCGCAGGCCGTCTCACGACGGCAGACGGCGACGAGGTGCAGTTCGCCGGACGCCTCTTCGCCCGTGAGAACGAACCGGTCGTGTTGAACGGCCGCTGGGTGACCCACCCGAAGTACGGCCGACAATTCGAGGTCGAGGGCATGGAATACGACCTCGATCTGGACGCCGACGGTCTCGCCAACTACCTGGCCAACCACCCGGAGATGAAAGGCATCGGCCCGGTCAAGGCCCGTCTGATCGCCGAACGCTTCGGTCACGATTTCGACCGGATCATCACCGACGATCCCGGACAAATCGCCGAGGCTGCAAGGCTGTCGCCGGACGCCGCACAGAAGCTCCGCGTGGAGTGGCTCAAGACGCGGGAGACCAACAAGGCGATCACCTGGCTGGCCGCTTTCGATCTCACCCATCACCAGGTGACGAGCCTGGTCAAAAAGTTCGGCAACGACGTGCTGGGACTGCTCAAAGCAGATCCATACATCATCGTGCGCGAGGTCCGCGGCTTCGGGTTCAAGCGCGTGGACAAGATCGCCCGGAAGATGGGCACAGCCAAAGACGACCCCGCGCGTATCCGGGCCGGTGTTCTCCACTGCGTAAACGAATCGCTGGACCAGGGCGACTGCTGGATCGAGTTCGAGGAGCTGGTCGATCAAGCCAACGTACTGCTGGTCATGGACGTCCTCGACAGCCGGGACCGCATTGAGCAGGCGCTTGACCGGCTCATCGACGAGAAGGTCTTGGTCTGCGTCTCCCACGGCGGGAGGTTCCTCGTCGCCAAACCCGAAATCCGTGCGATGGAGGAGGACCTGGCAAAGGTCTTCCGGAACGGCGGAGCGCCCAACCCGCACTTTTCCGACCGAGACCGCCTGCCCGACATGGTCGCTGAAACCTCGTCGCAGCTCAACGCGGGCCAGCGGCAGGCCGCCGTCACCGCACTTCGTCATTCGATTTCGCTCATCTCCGGCGGAGCGGGCAGCGGCAAGACCTTCACCGTATCCGCCATCACCGGCGTTTACGAAGAACAGGGACTGCGCGTCATCCTGGCCGCACCCACAGGCAAGGCCGCCAAGCGTCTCGAACAGGTCGTCGGCCATCCAGCGGGTACGATCCACCGGCTGCTGGGTTTCAACGGCAAAGACTACGCCCGGGGACCGGACGATCCCATCGATGCCGACGTGATCATCGTCGACGAGGTCTCGATGGTGGATGTGCCCCTGGCTTGGCACCTATTTCAGAGCATCGATCTTGAGCGGTCCGCCGTGGTGCTGGTTGGAGACCACAACCAACTGCCTCCCGTCGGACCGGGCAATCTGTTGCGGGACCTGGTCCAGTCGCGGATGGTTCCCACGGTGCTCCTCGACCAGGTGGTTCGGCAGGCAGGCATCCTGAAGGAGAACTGCATCGCCGTCTTGAACGGCGAGGTCCGCAAGACGAGCGATGCCGAACCCTCCGGCCGACGGGCTTGGTACGTGGTGGATCAGTTCACCGATCAATGGGACGCGCAGCGGTTCGTACTGGACCTCTTCGAAAATGTGCTCGTGGAACGCCTCGGGTTCGACCTGTTGACCGATGTCCAGCTTCTGACCCCGACCCACAAGGGCCCGCTGGGCACACGCGAACTCAACTGCGAGCTGCAGCGTCTGGTGCAGCGCAGACTCTGGAATGTCGAAGCGCCCCCGACGCCCCCCGGTCGCCGGCCCAAGTTTCTCGCGCATGACAAGGTCATCCAGACCCGGAACAACTACGAGATCGGCGTCATGAACGGCGCGATGGGCGTGGTTCTCCACGTCGGCCGCGACGGCTCTCTGAGCGTGGACTTCGACGGCATCCCGGTGGAGATCGAGGCCGGTTCGCCCAACCTGCAGGACATCCAACTCGCCTATGCCCTGACAATCCACAAGGCCCAGGGCTCCGAGTTTCCATGCGCCGTGGTGGTGGTCCACAAGAACCACTCCTTCATGCATCACCGGAACCTTCTCTACACCGGCGTCACACGGGCCAGACAGACGACGGTCCTCGTCGGGGACCGCTGGGGCATCTCGAACTGCGCCAGAAAGAGGAAACAGGACGACCGCCGAACGTTCCTCTCCCTCCTGCTGGATGCAGGTCGCCTTGAGGAATCCCGTGTCCCCGCGACGACCAGTCGGTAG
- a CDS encoding metallophosphoesterase — protein sequence MRFLLISDTHGRLGVIDELTDRVRADAVIHAGDFGFFDEGSFERLSDRELRLHVAHSDLPRTERDRILALSRKDMIRTAREHRLLGAFQFFLEGIESFHVPVYAVWGNHEDKEVVERLFHGDVAVTNLHILHHRRGYRVGPAFISGLGGNVLPGSKMMQRPIAGGGGKIWSALSQFSDLIQTVERDAAPAMVRIFVSHVSPGKEPFVELIGARTRADFTVSGHMGAPASMVWNAFAVSTVEEAEKRLRDGFDAVRESCLDTAKTDASWVAETLEFIGRVPEDTIDLGRGVKAPRWYRRMTHINLPDAHVGYAVLDIDETGSKLQTFLR from the coding sequence ATGAGATTCTTGCTGATCAGCGACACACACGGAAGGCTCGGGGTGATCGACGAACTGACCGACCGGGTCCGGGCCGATGCCGTGATCCACGCCGGGGACTTCGGGTTTTTCGACGAGGGGAGTTTCGAGCGCCTCTCGGACCGGGAGCTTCGTCTTCACGTCGCGCATTCCGATCTGCCGCGAACCGAACGGGACCGAATCCTGGCGCTTTCCCGAAAGGACATGATCAGAACGGCGAGGGAGCACCGTTTGCTTGGCGCGTTTCAATTTTTCCTCGAAGGGATCGAATCGTTCCATGTTCCCGTTTACGCCGTCTGGGGAAACCACGAGGACAAGGAGGTCGTCGAGCGGCTCTTCCACGGCGATGTCGCCGTAACAAACCTCCACATCCTGCATCACCGGCGTGGGTACCGGGTCGGACCGGCGTTTATCTCCGGGCTCGGTGGAAATGTGCTTCCCGGCTCGAAGATGATGCAACGGCCCATCGCAGGCGGCGGAGGGAAGATATGGAGCGCGCTTTCCCAGTTCTCCGATTTGATACAAACCGTCGAAAGGGATGCGGCCCCGGCCATGGTGCGCATCTTCGTTTCCCATGTCAGCCCGGGAAAGGAGCCTTTCGTGGAACTTATCGGTGCCAGGACGAGGGCGGATTTCACCGTCAGTGGACACATGGGAGCGCCCGCCAGCATGGTCTGGAATGCGTTCGCGGTAAGCACCGTCGAGGAAGCGGAAAAACGGCTTCGGGATGGTTTCGACGCCGTAAGAGAATCGTGTCTGGACACCGCCAAAACGGATGCTTCATGGGTTGCCGAGACACTCGAATTCATCGGCCGGGTTCCGGAAGATACCATCGACCTTGGAAGGGGCGTCAAAGCGCCCCGCTGGTATCGGCGGATGACGCATATCAACCTGCCCGACGCTCATGTGGGCTACGCCGTCCTCGATATCGACGAGACCGGCTCGAAGCTCCAGACCTTCCTCAGATAA